From Anastrepha obliqua isolate idAnaObli1 chromosome 3, idAnaObli1_1.0, whole genome shotgun sequence:
TTTCGATGTATTGGCCTTACTATAATATGGATTCGGTTTTATAAAATTATCGcagcaaataattaaaagtaatgctaAAATTGctaatttcatacatatttttaactaaaaGCTTTGTcgtaaaatctttaaaaacatTCGTTCAAAACTTAATAGAATGAGGGATATATAGCGTTCAGAAAACAAAATAGcccaacaatttaaatttcagCAGTTAGTAATCATCAACAACAATCGTCCAAAAGATGAATGCAAATCCATACAATCAAAGCACTCATTCTTAGGCACGACTGCTGCCAACAAGCAGGCAGTGGTCGTTGAGGTTTCCGGCTAAAATTGGATAGTTTCTAGAATATAAACATATTTCCTTGCTAGCGCAAGATTTAAACAGTTTGTTCAAAATCTCGAACGTATGTAAACATAGGCgagaaaaatatattctattatgtgtatgtaaatagaaTTATTCGATTGCGTAAATGTCTCGTGTATTTTGCTGAACTTCAAGCAATGTTTATCATCAGTCCACACACTTTTCGCTATACTGTAACATTAActgttataataatttaaaaaatctttataaatattttctttttattatttttaaattttattcaattgttgtttttgttcaacTTAAATTAAGGAGCATCTGAAATATTATGTATTAAGATAATATAAAAATCACACTCCTCTTTTGCTTTATCTTCGTTTAAagtattgaacaaaaaaaaattacagcgaataacaacaaaataaatacatatttttttcatatggcTTCGGCAAACGAAACTGTGTGAATTTCACgcacttttcttaaattttgcatttttttaattttttatagtttttcatataaaaaacataGACCTAAAATCATAAATTAGTTTAActtaaataagaaaagaaagttTTAGAAGACACATTTTTGCTTGGTTGGAGTCGAAAATAGTTGACCCATATTCAACCCATATTCAAAGTTTGACGCTTGCGCGATCAGTCCCAAACAATGTAGTACGCATGTAAATGCAAGTGAAAGTGAGTATGTAGTGAAAAATTAGCAACCTAGGTTGTAGGAATTTCGTGGGCGGGTTGCATGCGAATGCGCATGTGCACCCTGTGGCGTGCAGGGCGTGCTCATTGGGCATATATTGGAGTGCTTTAAAGCTCTAACTGGCATCCGATCTGAAGAGGAAGCGACGTTTGCGTGGATCTAACTTAGCTTTTGTCAAACTGCGCGATCTCAACGCGCGATTTGATTTGGCACTATCTTCAGCTTCGCTTGTTTCAGTTTTAGCTGGCACATCGGACTCCGCAATCTCAACGGTGGCTGAACTGTCAGGTTCCCGGATATCAGTCACAGGTGCGGATTTTGTCTCAGTCTCAGTGTTTGCTGCTGTCTTGGCTACATTCGCACCAAGTTCTTCGTCATCTGTCTGCACAGCCTGGTCGATGGACTCAACTACTGGGGCGACTGCGGTCTGCACGGTTTCCGCTTGAAGCGGTAACGTTTTAAGGTCTGTCACTATGGCGTTTGACTCGTCTACAGCTACGGTTTCTTGCGCTTGGATATTGCTGCTCTCAGGCTCGGACACTCTATGATAAATGGGAAAAATGATATCCTCGGCAGGTGTTTGGTCAGCTGATTCTTCTTGCGGCGCAGACCCTTTTTGCAAACTAAATTTCAACTCCACGGGTTTGTCAGCGTTGTCTGGTTCCATAACCAATTCCATGGGTGCTCCTTTCTCATTGGCTGGTATTTGATCTAAACGTTCCTTTACAAGTTCAACAATGTCATCGATACTGATGGGTCTGAAGGCCATAGGAGCTGCGGGTTGCTCAATTTCAGGCTGACTTTCCACAGCCTCTGAAAGGTCGGGATGTGCAGCTTCCGGCTGGTTTTCTACAGCTTCCGTTTCTGCAACCTGTGCAATAGGTTCAGATTGGGCTTCCGCTGTGGAGGGATCCTCCACCTTTTGCTCCTCTGTAATTTCACTTTGAGCTAACGCAGTCTCTTCTGGAAGGAATTTCGTTTCCTCTTGCTTTTCTTCTTGAGCTGGCGCTTGTTCTTCGACCGGTGTTATTTCAGcggatttaatattttgtacttcTTCGTATGGCGTCTGAATAACCGTTACTGGAATATGATACATATCGGAAGGGAAACTATTGGATATTGGGAACTTAAGCAATGGCGAAATGTTTGATTCTTTTTCTACAACTGGCTCATTTTCTGCCACAATTGGCTCATTTTCAGTCACAATGGGTTCATTTTCTGACACAACTGGCTCATTTTCTGACACAACTGGCTTATTTTCTGACACAGCTGGCTCATTTTCGGTCACAATTGGCTCATTTTCTGACACAACTGGCTCATTTTCTGGTTCAACTGCTGCAGGTTGCTCGGCAGCTATGGTTTTCAGGGAACTTGTATCAGCTTCGACAGCAACTTGTGTTTCTTCGTGATTAGATTGTGATTCTTCATTTTTCTCATCAGTCTGTTGCAATTCCTCAGTCTCAACTTTGACATCTTCGCTTTCGGCAGAAGTTGTGGGTGCTTCTTCTTCTATCGGTACTGGCAGACTAGGTTTGATATTAGGATGATCACTCTTAAGTGTGTTGATGAAGTCTGAGATAAGAGCTTCAGCTTCTGCGGCCAACTCGGGATCTACAGGTTTGAAACCACCCACCGTCTGCAAATGATCACCTTTTTCCTCGAATGCTTGTTGCACAATGGGGTCTTGCTGTTCCATTTCTTGTGTAGCCGGCATAGTTTCGATGGCATCAACGGGCTTTTGTGCCTCCATCTCCTCTAGTGATGGTAAAGCAGGCAATAAttcatcattattttcaatgGGAGCAATCACCTCAGGTGCGGCATCCAAAGCAACAGGCTCCGATGCATAGCCTAGTTGGTCAACAATTTCCGCAGGCTCCCCGAGCAAAGATTGCTCTTCGGTTTGTGCTGGCATCTCGACACTGATTTGTGGCTTGATAATTTCTTGAAGCTTTTCCTCTTCTGGTGCACTTTCCAGAGGTTCTGAGCTTAAGGCTGGAACCTCTTCAACTACCTCAATTGGCTTGGCGGATTGTTCTTCTTTTTGTGTCTCCACAATGTGCGCTTTCTCTGCCTCCACTGGCTCCTCGATTTTTGTTACTTCTTCTGCTACAGGTTCTTcaacttttgaaatttcttcAGCAGCGAGTTCGTCATTCTTAACTGTTTCATCCAGAATTGGCGCAACATTTTCAGCCTCTTCCACTATGACTGGTACCGCTACCTCAATTGGTGCAGCGATATCATCTTTTGCATTACTTGTATCGTCTCGGTTTACAATTTGTGGTTCAACAATTGCCTTCAATGTATTTTCTGGTTCAACGATATGCTCCTCAATTTCGGAAGCTTGTGGTTCTGCATCTACTGGATCTTGAACTGGTTCCACAATGACTGGTAGTTCTTCGGCTGTCTGCGCTACAGGTTCATTGATTGCCACAGGCAGCGGAGCGGAGCCCGAGTTAGACTCCAATTTTACAGCTGGAACAACAGGTTCTACCGACACAGTTACGGGTACGGACTCGATGACAGGCACGTCCTCAGGCACTTTGTTGACTACCACATTATTTTTGTGTGCAAATGTGGGGCGTTTGCGCTTAAGCGATTCGGGATTGCTTAAGGTGTGCACCACCTCAACCTTGAATGGCGGTGCGGGCACTTCTACAACTTCCTTCTCAGTGCTATACGTCACAGCGGGACGCTTCTTATACCGGGGTGGTACTGATTTTACCTCATCTTTAATTTCATGGACGGATACTACTTCAGCTGGTATATTAACTGGTGCAATCGGACCAACATTAGGCATCTTGCGAAGGGGCATAATTGACGGCAGTTTATTTGTAGGATGAATTCCTTGGTATTGTTGCGGCTTTGGTTGTGGCTTTCTACGGTTAGGTTTCTGCACCTGCGCAGGCTTCACTTTCATAGGCTTTGCTGCTTGAGCAGGAGCTGCAGCAGTTTGTGGCTCTTCTTGAGGTGCAGCAGCTTGTTGGACTTCTTGCTGGGTGGGTTTAACTGGTTCGGGCTGTTGTGCTTCCGCTTGCTCTTCAGTGTCTGGCATGTTATTGGAATTGGCACTCTGCTCTTCGGTATTGCCAAAATTTCGGTTTAGTTCGTAATAATTAACAGAATCTTCACATGTTATGGCCATATCCTCACGACGCATGCAGGTAAATGAATCCTTCGAAACGCAAATGAATTTGTGGTTAATAACTAAATTAATAACCAAGTTATAGCAAAATGGCTTACCTGACTGAACACCGTCTCCTCGGGGCAGATAAAACTCCAACGGAATGTGTTCTCTTTGCCATCCGCGTACGTTACCGGCAAACAGACGTGGAATATCTGGCAGTCATTCTCCACGTCCGCGTAATAACCATATACTTTGTCATCGCATGAAAAGTTGTCAGTAATGTCTGTACGTATCGATGTAGCATTGCTGGGCAAGGTCAGTGTCGATGGCATTTCGGGGTACTCGGGTGCAAGAGGCTCAGGTGCCGGACGTTCCGCTTCAACTTCTTCCTCCTGCAGCACAATAGGCACATTTcgctaaaatataaaataagataaattgCAATGTAAATTGTTtgctttaacaaaatttcaagggGAAAAAATGTCACCACCAATTGAACTGAACTCAACGTAGTTGCCTTTCGTCGTGAAACACTTAGACTAGACCAGATCGATCCATCAGTTTCTCCTCATTACTTCGTTAAGTATTATGCGTGAGCGCGAAATTTATGTAACCGTTGCATTGCATTACAAGTAGGCAATAAATGCTACCACGAGCGATATGGCGGAGTCAAATACGAGCATAAAGACGGACGTGACCACGGGCGCCAATCGCGCGTGTTCGAGTAATGATACTCCATCGATGTGCGATGGCCAATATCTTTGTTGTTGGTTGAAATGTAcggaatttgaaaattaatcaaCGCTTTAACCAAATCGTCAATTTTGGTTGCAAAATGGCGCAATTGCAGTTGAAATACTTGGTATTGGTTTGGGCCAGCGGCAAAACAAGCGATAAGCGAAATTTCACCTGCTGTTCTAGTTTTCCTACGCTAGGTGCGAAGTGAAACTATATACCTTTGGATTTCATGCATTTGCTAGTGAATAGTGAATGGTTTTGAAATGTACGTTCGCCGCTAAGTAGGGTGTACACATTTGGTAGATGTTGCGCCTGGGCGTGCGCAACCGCACAGGGCTGTTTGCTTCGCATTTTGCGTGGACGGCAGTTGCACCTGTACGCTGATGAAAAACTTTCGTTCACTAACTGATCGCTTAGCTAATGCGTTTTCTTGCGACatcgctgtttttttatttctatttttattttttcattttttattaatagtattGAATACTTTTTGGTCTCCATTTTAatcattaatttctttttatcgcGCGCTTTCCGATATGCATAAAAGTTACAGtgatttgttgcattttaatGAGTCTCTTTAATGGCTAGCTGCGATGGTTGTAAATGATTTGGTAGGCGATGGGATTCACTCATGATTTATTATGTACTGTCGCTGGCATATTTTTTCTGGTTTATCATTGCAGGTTAGTGTAGGTATGCCGACCAACTTCACATAAGAATAATGAGTGATTATGAATAAATTACAAACAAAGGATTGTATTCTAAATACTTGCAGTTTTTAAGGAATCGAAAATGATGGGGAAACAGCACTTAGATGAATACCATTGCCGATGGTGTTACTTATCTGTGaacttatttgaaatattatgaATTACAAGTTTCTTATTAAGATGGCCAAATTTATAGCTTAAAGGTCTTTCTAGCtttgaagtttaaaaaataggaaGTTAATATACGTAAATTTATCTTCAAGTAGTTAAGCCCCAAATGGTTCCATGCCATGCAGAGAGAACTTAGGTTCCAATCtcagtgaaagaccaaaataaagaaaaagttttttctaataacggtcgccccttggcagacaCTGGTaagcctccaagtgtatttctattataaaaagctcctcataaaaaaatatccgccgttcggagtcggcttgaaactgcccCTCCATTTGGTAAACAACATCAgaacgcataccacaaataggaggacgagctcctcctcctagaAAGGGTGTATGAGTcaattatattatacatatatatatatatatatatatatatatatttatatatatatacatatatatatattgtatatatatacatatatatcgctTATGGCCCAAAACCATATCGAAAGTACATTAGTGTAGTTCAATTGCAacttttttgattaaaactaatggaaaatttaaattgaccGGTTTTAAAGATAGCATATAAAGTTTCTAGCGTAATAACATAGCTTTGTTTTATGTTTGCCATAAATCGACTGTGAATCGAGATGCTTAAACTCTCCGTCAAGGACTGTTATAATATAATGTTCTGACAGAGAGTTGGCCTCGACATACGGAACATGTGTCCAATATGATATAAACTCCTCTGTGAAATCATCTAACCACTCTTTCGCTGTGGGTCGTCAACGCCGAAACAGCGTTTCCTTTCCGTATCTACCCTTAGATATCTTTATTGGAGCATCGATAGTATGACTGCTAGAATAGCGACTGAACAAATTTTAGTGCTGcatatctataatataaaaatgattcgcaaaatgtgttggtaagcgcataactcaacaacgcatggaccaatcccaacaattttttttttaaatgttccttgaagtccaaggatggtttgtacggcgagaaaaattcgaataatttccgggAAACCCCTAAAACAGCGCTCTTctttttcactgaaaatacttttgtacgttttatttcattattctttattatatcggttattaaccctatgttgataataataaaaataaataattatctctatgttttgtcattAAAGCACccagtttataaatatttgtcacctttaggttcccactatccctttagattatttttcaatcaggtttgaaccttaagttcccTTCTTAACATCCCTgtcggggtttttagtgggcCCCAAAAGGGCCAAAGTTCATGGAAGCGAAGATATTTAGGTCACCcgagctgacccttttctttaattctcctgaacagaaccgtcaccTCGATGACAGGGCGgtgtgtgagggtcagcagagaaaaaacgtcttaaggtcgaaatgtaaactgccacattcaaaatctattttacagaacgaagtctgtcgGGTCCGCTAGTTTCGAATAAAATAAAGACGGATTAATGCGCTAGAATGGGATTCAGTAACTGGAAAAGGGAGAAAAGTAACGAACCGTCCTGATGTATATTACATTCCGCTCAACTGACCTTTAAACCACTTTAATCACGAATTTTCTTCCATCATAAGTTTACAGTGCATGTGAGAGTCAGGTTTAAAGCTTCATATAACGGTGTGATTAAGATTAGTGGAGGTGTATCAGGAGCATAAACCTTTCACGACTTCCTATTTCAATAACTATGTAACAAGAATTTATAAGTTGCGtcaaaaactttgttgaattataTACTAAGATAAGAAGACTAAGACTAGAGAAATATTCCATGTCTTTTTTTCTGAGCATCGCACAGCAAGCccgttttcaacaatttttatttaatctagCCTTCTCGTGAGATTGCAAAAATTTAGCTGTATACGATGTGCGCCCCACCCAATCTTAAATATGACTAATCGACAATCTTAAACACGAGCGAGaatcagtttttgttttaacactgTTTTCTTTCTGCAATCCATAATTTTCAACCATTTATAGAACAAGTGCCCATTTTCAGCCCTAAAATGTTTGCTAAAGAGTGCTCTGCCGTAGGCCACATAAAGGAAACCCAAAAGTGGATCGGGTTACCATTTGTGTAATTCGCGCAGTCATTTTGCAACGCACtctatttcatatatttatttgttctttttgtattCTTAAAGATTTTGGTTTGGTTTACTGTTGGCCAAATCTAGTAGCCCAATGAGTCCGGGCGAACGAAGTAAAAGAAGTAATTTAAGTGGGCaaagtaaaaccaaaaacaaaatggacaAAGAGCACACAACTAAGAATGAGTGTTGCACTTGACGCTCCAAAGGAAACAGAAGCAGAATCAATggtgtgtttgtttgtaatgttGGTGGTaacttttttcgaatgaaatatCGAGACGTCTGGAATTTCAATGAACTCAGGCCTACATTCATTCAACCAGTAGCCGGTGCTGAGATTGGAGTGTGCAGGGCTACTCGCGTTTCTTGGCTGTATTGCGTCTCCATATATTTTGTACTTCTGATTATTACTTCCGTTTGTCATCTAGCAAATGGCACAGCACCTAACGGAAGTGCATATAAATGAGCAGAAAGCAACAAACATGcacttatacatgcatatgtatatgcctaTAGTAGCATATGTTAATTCTTTTTCCTTCATGCGCACAAGCACATAAGGTGTTTGCTGTTTTCAATATGTTGCTTATGTGTTGCTCCTAATCATCTCGACTTTCATTTTATCCTCTCTACATACTAACATACTTGCTTACCACATTCACTCAAACCATTGTTTCATTGATTAAAACGCTTTAcgattttcgcaaaaaatgtaatttgattAAACGCACCTTGACTCCATGAAGTGGTCCGGCCAAACAGCAGCCACTGAGGCACACTAACAGCAATGCGAGTTTCCACATTATTCCCACGCGCATGCGCCAACCGTTTTTCTCACCAAATAACTACcacaaaattttagaattttttccttGAAAACTGGTTGTCGACACTTTtcacacttttaatttttcgtactactctaatttttgtttaatttttttggttttaactaGTTCGTTATACTCCAAAAGTTTTGTTGCGCTGTTTGAAAATTCACATTAATCCTTTATGGTGATTTCGTTCTGCCTGAATTTCCGCTACTCATACTATTATTGCTGGCTGGGCtatgtatgtaattaatttgtttgtctgtttgatgcttaaaatttctattaaaggTGCTTCAGACCAAAGCTCGCGCTCGTTTCCACTGTGAGGCACCGTTGGCTGAAAGTTACTAACTGCGACGGTTTCGGGTGCGTTACTCGCCATTTATATTCTTCACTTTGATTTATTAAGAATTCAATGAAGAGCCACCACTGACACCAATACTAACTCGAAGAAACCTATGTGTAGCACATACACAAATGCAAATGCTGGCACTTGAGTTGACATTATGCCTGGCCGCAACACCGTTTAAGTGGGCATAACCATCAACTCGGCAACTCTACGGTAATGGCATTGACAGTGAGGCAGTGTGGCAGCGAGCACACAAACTATTACAATTGCCACCGTAGTTAACAAGAACAACAATGACTGTTACCACTACAGTAgcataagaaatatttattccgTTGAATTATTTCGCCAAGTTGTGGGTGTTCACGTTTGCGCGCATTTTCGTTTTGCGTTGCGCCTGCACTTTTGAATGGCCTCTCGGGCTCGCATGTAAGTAAGTGCTTAAGTTTAAGAGAGTGAGAGTTATGGCGCTCAAAAAATCAAGTGGTCTTTATATTATCATTTGGCGATTTTCATAAAAGAGGAATTTGTATAATC
This genomic window contains:
- the LOC129242939 gene encoding cytadherence high molecular weight protein 1-like translates to MWKLALLLVCLSGCCLAGPLHGVKRNVPIVLQEEEVEAERPAPEPLAPEYPEMPSTLTLPSNATSIRTDITDNFSCDDKVYGYYADVENDCQIFHVCLPVTYADGKENTFRWSFICPEETVFSQDSFTCMRREDMAITCEDSVNYYELNRNFGNTEEQSANSNNMPDTEEQAEAQQPEPVKPTQQEVQQAAAPQEEPQTAAAPAQAAKPMKVKPAQVQKPNRRKPQPKPQQYQGIHPTNKLPSIMPLRKMPNVGPIAPVNIPAEVVSVHEIKDEVKSVPPRYKKRPAVTYSTEKEVVEVPAPPFKVEVVHTLSNPESLKRKRPTFAHKNNVVVNKVPEDVPVIESVPVTVSVEPVVPAVKLESNSGSAPLPVAINEPVAQTAEELPVIVEPVQDPVDAEPQASEIEEHIVEPENTLKAIVEPQIVNRDDTSNAKDDIAAPIEVAVPVIVEEAENVAPILDETVKNDELAAEEISKVEEPVAEEVTKIEEPVEAEKAHIVETQKEEQSAKPIEVVEEVPALSSEPLESAPEEEKLQEIIKPQISVEMPAQTEEQSLLGEPAEIVDQLGYASEPVALDAAPEVIAPIENNDELLPALPSLEEMEAQKPVDAIETMPATQEMEQQDPIVQQAFEEKGDHLQTVGGFKPVDPELAAEAEALISDFINTLKSDHPNIKPSLPVPIEEEAPTTSAESEDVKVETEELQQTDEKNEESQSNHEETQVAVEADTSSLKTIAAEQPAAVEPENEPVVSENEPIPVVEKESNISPLLKFPISNSFPSDMYHIPVTVIQTPYEEVQNIKSAEITPVEEQAPAQEEKQEETKFLPEETALAQSEITEEQKVEDPSTAEAQSEPIAQVAETEAVENQPEAAHPDLSEAVESQPEIEQPAAPMAFRPISIDDIVELVKERLDQIPANEKGAPMELVMEPDNADKPVELKFSLQKGSAPQEESADQTPAEDIIFPIYHRVSEPESSNIQAQETVAVDESNAIVTDLKTLPLQAETVQTAVAPVVESIDQAVQTDDEELGANVAKTAANTETETKSAPVTDIREPDSSATVEIAESDVPAKTETSEAEDSAKSNRALRSRSLTKAKLDPRKRRFLFRSDAS